In Natronococcus occultus SP4, the following proteins share a genomic window:
- a CDS encoding HNH endonuclease, translating to MCQRCGDHNGNYEFYPLSMEVHYIVPGKYLPKADARLDPNLVTVCGNCHNHLKGAHVERQFAETDRNEALRVLRVLKESEQTLYALERELDLPEEQLRSLVFACSLRSVGVGKSR from the coding sequence ATCTGTCAGCGCTGCGGGGACCACAACGGGAACTACGAGTTCTATCCCCTGTCGATGGAGGTCCACTACATCGTTCCGGGGAAGTACCTCCCGAAGGCCGACGCGCGTCTCGACCCGAATCTCGTTACGGTCTGTGGGAACTGCCACAATCACCTCAAAGGAGCACACGTCGAACGACAGTTCGCCGAAACCGATCGCAACGAGGCACTTCGCGTTCTTCGGGTATTGAAAGAGAGCGAGCAGACGTTGTACGCGCTCGAGCGCGAACTCGATCTGCCGGAAGAGCAGCTTCGGTCGCTGGTGTTCGCTTGTTCGCTGCGTTCAGTGGGTGTGGGTAAGAGTCGATAG
- a CDS encoding Cdc6/Cdc18 family protein, with the protein MSKYDDLFDEVTADESLFREKGVLDPLAEPDEIHARDAQERELASLLAGVHEGYLPPTVTIYGPPGTGKTLSTRRVCREFASRTDAVAVEYVNLKECRTLFSAANEILFELTGEKKGAYEGLDGVFEGIWEALAEYPEWTVLILDEIDHVQHDSNYDPSDFFYRLLRGEGKLKRGVDLSVWLVSNELLEVDLRLDSRVESAMSDEAVFFPPYGPDELAAVLEPRLERAFREGTVPEEVRDYGVAEAARRWGDARKALTLFRQAGETATERGLDQLTRECLETNLEATEREATVSKLLDLPTNHFLVLTAVTGWDQGGEIKQPVTTADVHSILEGETFPEALQLGERAVRGVLTDLETMGLVETWIDSRGREGRVKQIETTFEPQWVRDNRLRYVEESTYLGADTED; encoded by the coding sequence ATGAGCAAGTATGACGATCTCTTCGACGAGGTGACAGCCGACGAGAGCCTCTTTCGTGAGAAGGGCGTCCTCGATCCCCTCGCCGAACCGGACGAGATCCACGCCCGCGACGCCCAGGAGCGCGAGCTGGCGTCGCTACTCGCCGGGGTCCACGAGGGGTACCTGCCGCCGACGGTGACGATCTACGGCCCGCCCGGCACCGGGAAGACGCTGTCGACGCGGCGGGTCTGCCGGGAGTTCGCCAGTCGAACCGACGCGGTCGCCGTCGAGTACGTCAACCTCAAGGAGTGCCGGACGCTCTTTAGTGCCGCCAACGAGATCCTGTTCGAACTCACCGGCGAGAAGAAAGGCGCCTACGAGGGGTTGGACGGCGTGTTCGAGGGTATCTGGGAGGCGCTGGCCGAGTATCCGGAGTGGACGGTGCTGATTCTGGACGAGATCGACCACGTCCAGCACGACTCGAACTACGACCCCAGCGACTTCTTCTACCGCCTGTTGCGCGGCGAGGGCAAGCTCAAGCGGGGGGTCGATCTCTCCGTGTGGTTGGTGAGCAACGAGCTGCTCGAGGTCGACTTGCGGCTGGATAGCCGGGTCGAGAGCGCGATGAGCGACGAGGCGGTCTTTTTCCCACCGTACGGGCCGGACGAACTGGCGGCCGTCCTCGAACCCCGGCTCGAGCGGGCGTTTCGGGAGGGGACAGTGCCGGAGGAGGTTCGGGACTACGGCGTGGCGGAGGCTGCACGTCGCTGGGGGGACGCCCGGAAGGCCCTGACGCTGTTTCGCCAGGCCGGCGAGACCGCCACCGAGCGCGGGCTCGACCAGTTGACGAGGGAGTGTCTCGAGACGAATCTCGAGGCGACCGAGCGAGAGGCGACCGTCTCGAAGCTGCTCGATCTCCCGACGAATCACTTCCTGGTGCTGACGGCCGTCACCGGGTGGGACCAGGGTGGGGAGATCAAACAGCCCGTGACGACGGCCGACGTCCACTCGATTCTCGAGGGCGAGACGTTTCCCGAGGCGCTCCAGCTCGGGGAACGTGCCGTTCGGGGCGTGCTGACCGACCTCGAGACGATGGGATTAGTCGAGACCTGGATCGACTCTCGAGGACGGGAGGGCCGGGTCAAACAGATTGAGACGACGTTCGAGCCGCAGTGGGTGCGCGATAATAGGCTGCGCTATGTAGAGGAGTCGACGTATCTGGGGGCGGATACTGAGGACTAA
- a CDS encoding phosphatase PAP2 family protein, with translation MVVLATLCWLSSRRRTALVIASALAGFSLVLMIKAVLELPRPPAARFLKPLAADADGFPGGHAFAAVVVDGGLVSASDRAEVRRYSSAPV, from the coding sequence ATGGTGGTGCTCGCGACACTGTGCTGGCTCTCGAGCCGGCGTCGAACCGCGCTCGTGATCGCGTCCGCCCTCGCCGGCTTCTCGCTGGTGCTCATGATCAAGGCCGTCCTCGAGCTGCCTCGACCGCCGGCGGCGCGCTTCCTGAAACCGCTCGCGGCCGACGCGGACGGCTTTCCGGGCGGCCACGCGTTCGCAGCCGTCGTCGTCGACGGTGGCCTCGTCTCGGCCTCCGACCGCGCCGAGGTCCGCCGGTACTCGTCGGCGCCCGTCTAG
- a CDS encoding polysaccharide biosynthesis C-terminal domain-containing protein — protein sequence MNRSLTSAILSVASSKFVALILGIIASPLLYRWLGEVDYGAYVTVLSAHSLFMIGVSTPIADGVRKYVAEDRDDPAWERIVVGFYFRLATLLAVLGAGVLGAVTYLGFFEWLWREEFTRYFYVSIALVLTAQYWPFARKTLMGFGLERYSESLKVLFNVSFVAVALPLVYAGYGVVGALLGHILASGLVALIGLVVLHSRQSLRGALETNDGMLPKREMMTFNSLSIVLVFLLMSLYHIDILMLQAMAPADAPGHYKAALVFAEFLWFVPIVLQTVFVHSTSELWSQGKVEQISEVAGRTLRYTCLITAVMALGMAALADVAVPIYWGPGSEPVIAPLLLLLPGAVGFALARPMLAIAQGKGQLRYPIVATGAAAMINLVLNAALIPTHGMHGAAIATSIGYGSMAIFHLWSARKTGFDPITNARYGRVAATTAVAAIPIFLMADALSMPIGIPIVGTVPISVFVVPPAGLLVFLAIAVLCRALELTEIVRVLTEFPEPIGSMARPLCRRLRNADDENRLLRYF from the coding sequence TTGAATCGGAGTCTGACGAGCGCGATTCTCTCAGTCGCCAGCAGCAAGTTCGTCGCGTTGATCCTGGGGATCATCGCGTCCCCGCTGCTCTATCGCTGGCTCGGCGAGGTTGACTACGGCGCCTACGTGACGGTCCTCTCTGCCCACTCCCTGTTCATGATCGGTGTCAGTACCCCGATCGCCGACGGCGTCCGGAAGTACGTCGCCGAGGACCGCGACGACCCCGCCTGGGAACGGATCGTCGTCGGCTTCTACTTCCGGCTGGCGACGCTGCTGGCCGTCCTCGGCGCCGGCGTTCTCGGAGCCGTCACCTACCTCGGCTTCTTCGAGTGGCTCTGGCGCGAGGAGTTTACGCGCTACTTCTACGTCAGCATCGCGCTGGTACTCACGGCGCAGTACTGGCCCTTTGCCAGGAAGACACTGATGGGATTCGGCCTCGAGCGCTACTCGGAATCACTGAAGGTTCTGTTCAACGTCTCGTTCGTGGCCGTTGCGCTCCCGCTCGTGTATGCGGGCTACGGCGTCGTCGGGGCCCTGCTCGGTCACATCCTCGCGAGCGGTCTGGTCGCGCTCATCGGCCTGGTCGTCCTCCACTCCCGGCAGTCGCTCCGGGGCGCCCTCGAGACGAACGACGGGATGCTCCCCAAACGGGAGATGATGACCTTCAACTCGCTGTCGATCGTGCTCGTGTTCCTCTTGATGTCGCTGTACCACATCGACATCCTGATGCTCCAGGCGATGGCCCCGGCGGACGCCCCGGGTCATTACAAGGCGGCGCTCGTGTTCGCCGAGTTCCTCTGGTTCGTGCCGATCGTCCTGCAGACGGTGTTCGTTCACTCGACGTCCGAACTCTGGTCCCAGGGGAAGGTCGAGCAGATCTCCGAGGTTGCGGGTCGGACGCTCCGGTACACGTGCTTGATCACGGCGGTGATGGCACTCGGGATGGCTGCCCTCGCCGATGTCGCCGTCCCGATCTACTGGGGCCCCGGCTCCGAACCGGTGATCGCGCCGTTGCTCCTCTTGCTGCCCGGGGCGGTCGGCTTCGCGCTCGCCCGCCCGATGCTCGCGATCGCCCAGGGAAAGGGCCAACTCCGGTACCCGATCGTCGCGACCGGCGCCGCGGCGATGATCAACCTGGTCCTGAACGCCGCCCTCATTCCGACCCACGGGATGCACGGGGCAGCGATCGCGACGTCGATCGGGTACGGCTCGATGGCGATCTTCCACCTCTGGAGCGCCCGCAAGACCGGCTTCGATCCGATCACCAACGCCCGGTACGGACGGGTCGCCGCTACCACCGCCGTCGCGGCGATCCCGATCTTCCTCATGGCCGACGCGCTCTCGATGCCGATCGGGATCCCGATCGTCGGCACGGTCCCGATCTCGGTGTTCGTCGTCCCGCCTGCAGGGTTGCTCGTCTTCCTCGCCATCGCCGTCCTCTGCCGTGCCCTCGAGTTGACCGAGATCGTCCGCGTTCTCACGGAGTTCCCCGAACCGATCGGGTCGATGGCCCGTCCGCTCTGTCGGCGCCTTCGGAACGCCGACGACGAGAACCGCCTGTTACGGTACTTCTAG
- a CDS encoding HVO_A0556 family zinc finger protein: MLNSRTETDRLLSTLAGDTCAYCETETLERGTHKGNWAVVCASCGVPGVQVW; encoded by the coding sequence ATGTTGAACTCACGAACGGAGACCGACCGGCTCTTGAGTACGCTCGCAGGCGATACCTGCGCGTACTGCGAGACGGAGACGCTCGAGCGCGGGACCCACAAGGGGAATTGGGCGGTCGTCTGTGCGTCGTGTGGGGTGCCCGGCGTCCAGGTCTGGTAA
- a CDS encoding DUF7344 domain-containing protein, with product MTENNRCQGKGEPSTGTHTRETWFDAIFAALSDARRRYVLYYLRNEAQASVTDITRQIIAWEHGVPAEDVPDEVGAEIETLLVHSHLPQLRNARLVDYDQRSEQLVRRDLPELVESCLEHCAAHELPT from the coding sequence ATGACGGAGAACAACCGCTGCCAGGGGAAGGGAGAGCCATCAACCGGGACCCACACGAGGGAGACGTGGTTCGATGCGATCTTCGCTGCCCTCAGCGACGCCCGGCGGCGATACGTCCTGTACTACCTCCGGAACGAAGCACAGGCCTCGGTGACCGACATCACTCGCCAGATCATCGCCTGGGAACACGGGGTTCCTGCCGAGGACGTCCCGGACGAGGTCGGTGCCGAGATCGAAACGCTGCTGGTCCACAGTCATCTCCCACAGCTGCGGAACGCACGGCTCGTCGACTACGACCAGCGATCCGAGCAGCTCGTCCGTCGTGACCTGCCGGAACTCGTCGAGAGCTGCCTCGAACACTGCGCGGCGCACGAGCTGCCTACCTGA
- a CDS encoding HalOD1 output domain-containing protein has translation MTDNTKRTEYRTDYSPDRPLVVAVADAIAAVRGTDPAELPPLAAAVPTDALETLIRSGTDATITFAYDELEITVDDRRIVIRGSEAVR, from the coding sequence ATGACCGACAACACAAAGCGAACTGAGTATCGGACCGACTATTCGCCGGACAGACCGCTCGTGGTCGCAGTGGCCGACGCGATCGCGGCTGTGCGGGGGACTGATCCGGCGGAGCTGCCACCGCTGGCGGCGGCAGTTCCGACTGACGCGCTCGAGACGCTCATTAGGAGCGGGACCGACGCTACGATTACGTTCGCGTACGACGAGCTGGAGATCACCGTCGACGATCGCCGGATCGTGATCCGCGGGTCGGAGGCCGTCAGGTAG
- a CDS encoding metal-dependent hydrolase, producing the protein MAELFTHILTAYVLATLLSWRYEWLTPQFVTVAMVGAMIPDLNRLELLLPADLLTAVLGVPFDWGAFHVLGGSLVAVAIGTLLAPPAYRRRAGALLLLGMASHHALDLLLLTPSGYADAVRWPITGSHPPSPGLYLSTDRWPALCSAVLAAGVWYARSQR; encoded by the coding sequence ATGGCTGAGCTGTTCACCCACATCCTCACCGCATACGTTCTCGCGACGCTGCTGTCGTGGCGCTACGAGTGGCTCACCCCGCAGTTCGTCACGGTGGCGATGGTCGGCGCGATGATCCCCGATCTCAACCGGCTGGAGCTCCTCCTCCCGGCCGACCTGCTCACGGCCGTCCTCGGGGTCCCGTTCGACTGGGGCGCGTTTCACGTCCTCGGGGGCTCGCTGGTGGCCGTGGCGATCGGAACGCTGCTGGCCCCACCAGCGTACCGCCGGCGCGCCGGCGCGCTCCTCCTGCTGGGGATGGCCTCCCACCACGCGCTCGATCTGCTCTTGCTCACCCCCTCGGGCTACGCCGACGCGGTCCGCTGGCCGATAACGGGCTCTCATCCGCCGTCGCCGGGTCTCTATCTGAGTACCGATCGCTGGCCGGCCCTCTGTAGCGCCGTCCTCGCCGCTGGTGTCTGGTATGCACGCTCTCAGCGGTGA
- a CDS encoding universal stress protein, whose protein sequence is MATRVLVPIDDSEQSRAALDFALEEFSDAALIAIHVTDPGTVYGATGVEAGTKTSPETGTGVRDDYERIRTHRETEVERLLADARRRAEAAGVALETEALVGDIPKRIIASAEAHDVDRLVIGSHGRTGASRLLLGSVAETVARRSPVPVTIVR, encoded by the coding sequence ATGGCAACACGCGTACTCGTTCCGATCGACGACAGCGAGCAGTCGAGGGCCGCCCTCGACTTTGCCCTCGAGGAGTTCTCCGACGCGGCGCTCATCGCGATCCACGTGACCGATCCCGGCACGGTCTACGGAGCGACCGGGGTCGAGGCCGGGACGAAGACCAGCCCCGAGACCGGGACAGGGGTGAGAGACGACTACGAACGGATCCGCACCCATCGCGAGACCGAGGTGGAACGCCTCCTCGCGGACGCGCGGCGTCGGGCCGAGGCTGCCGGCGTCGCCCTCGAGACCGAGGCCCTCGTTGGTGACATCCCGAAGCGAATCATCGCCTCCGCTGAGGCCCACGACGTCGATCGGCTCGTCATCGGAAGTCACGGGCGGACCGGGGCGAGTCGGCTCCTCCTCGGGAGCGTGGCCGAAACGGTCGCCCGGCGGTCGCCGGTCCCGGTGACGATCGTCCGGTAA
- a CDS encoding O-antigen ligase family protein, whose amino-acid sequence MNVQQLLWGDTREEATIPLYEPVLALLPIIASLTITSWALSQRVGYIVTGTTLVAVSAYGLFHPEIRLQFESVFLVLLGGYWLGLLAHYAVAPHTDLLQYIVATPLAVGALVVVLPTLITGREQTFTMGLTLVGVVLAVIGIGMLLHELQTSADLYQSVGGSVLGIEGLRTASLFETPSDYGFVMMVGSLAALYTVLARRGVVWLGALGLCLVGFLLSEGNAAFVGFTAGAVLLVSGFDRRFGVLGIGLAIVGVAAVTRLGHVGAVMETTLLTRVDQWVASLERLAQDPLLGIGFADTAAEIGESRGPQNSYIYPLLNTGLIAGNLYLGALVYALGQGIRTRWTPWTAFVVGLTVAIFLYMGFESLFFGGFSPASITLGLCLGLLLYSPDADGPVTELRSKFQVR is encoded by the coding sequence ATGAACGTCCAACAGCTACTCTGGGGGGACACACGGGAAGAGGCGACGATTCCGCTCTACGAGCCGGTTCTCGCGTTGCTGCCGATTATCGCGAGCCTCACGATCACGAGCTGGGCGCTCTCCCAGCGGGTCGGCTACATCGTTACGGGAACGACGCTGGTTGCCGTCTCGGCGTACGGGTTGTTCCACCCCGAGATTCGGCTGCAGTTCGAGTCGGTCTTTCTCGTGTTGCTCGGTGGCTACTGGCTCGGCCTGCTCGCACACTACGCCGTTGCCCCCCACACCGACCTCCTGCAGTACATCGTCGCCACACCGCTGGCGGTGGGTGCGCTGGTGGTCGTGCTGCCGACGCTGATCACTGGCCGCGAGCAGACGTTTACGATGGGCCTGACGCTCGTCGGGGTCGTGCTCGCAGTGATCGGGATCGGCATGCTCCTCCATGAGTTGCAGACGAGTGCGGACCTCTATCAGTCCGTCGGTGGCTCGGTGCTGGGGATCGAGGGGCTTCGGACGGCCTCGCTCTTCGAGACCCCGAGCGACTACGGGTTCGTAATGATGGTCGGCAGCCTCGCGGCGTTGTACACGGTCCTGGCCCGCCGCGGGGTGGTGTGGCTCGGCGCACTCGGGCTCTGTCTGGTAGGCTTTCTCCTGAGCGAGGGCAACGCCGCGTTCGTCGGTTTTACCGCCGGCGCAGTCCTCCTGGTGTCGGGGTTCGACCGCCGGTTCGGCGTTCTCGGGATCGGGCTCGCCATCGTCGGGGTCGCCGCCGTGACCCGGCTCGGCCACGTCGGCGCGGTGATGGAAACGACGCTGCTGACCCGCGTCGACCAGTGGGTCGCCTCGCTCGAACGTCTCGCCCAGGACCCGCTGCTGGGGATCGGCTTTGCGGATACCGCCGCCGAGATCGGTGAGTCCCGCGGCCCGCAGAACTCCTACATCTATCCCTTGTTGAACACGGGTCTCATCGCGGGCAACCTCTATCTGGGCGCGCTCGTCTACGCGCTGGGCCAGGGGATCCGCACGCGGTGGACTCCCTGGACCGCGTTCGTCGTCGGGCTTACGGTGGCGATCTTCCTGTATATGGGCTTCGAGTCGCTGTTCTTCGGTGGGTTCAGCCCCGCCTCGATCACCCTGGGGCTGTGTCTGGGCCTGTTGCTGTACTCGCCCGACGCTGACGGCCCGGTCACCGAACTGCGCTCGAAGTTCCAGGTTCGCTGA
- a CDS encoding NAD-dependent epimerase/dehydratase family protein, whose product MTTTRPTDRTVLITGGAGFIGSHLANALVDDNEVRILDDLSSGTRATVPEDATLIEGDLRDEATRERATTGVDLIFHEAALVSVQGSVEDPLGSHAINATATLELLEAARREDARVVLASSAAIYGHPEGVPIAETDPKTPASPYGIDKLSVDHYARRYHELYGLETVSLRYFNAYGPGQTAGDYSGVISVFCDQALADEPLTVHGDGGQTRDFVFIDDIVQANLQAATTDQVGGAYNVGTGTSVTIRELAEAIVDVTGSSADITHTEGREGDIRHSRADIAAIRSELGYEPTVSLREGLERTVEWYRQH is encoded by the coding sequence ATGACCACGACACGGCCGACCGACCGGACGGTGCTGATCACCGGCGGCGCCGGCTTCATCGGCAGCCACCTCGCGAACGCACTCGTCGACGACAACGAGGTGCGGATCCTCGACGATCTGAGCTCGGGCACGCGAGCCACCGTCCCCGAGGACGCAACCCTCATCGAGGGCGACCTTCGTGACGAGGCCACGCGCGAGCGCGCCACCACCGGCGTCGATCTGATCTTCCACGAGGCGGCCCTCGTCAGCGTCCAGGGCTCGGTCGAGGATCCGCTGGGGAGCCACGCGATCAACGCGACGGCGACCCTCGAGCTACTCGAGGCCGCCCGCCGCGAGGACGCCCGGGTCGTGCTGGCCTCAAGTGCAGCGATCTACGGCCACCCGGAGGGGGTCCCGATCGCCGAGACCGACCCGAAGACGCCGGCCTCCCCCTACGGGATCGACAAGCTCTCGGTCGACCACTACGCCCGCCGGTACCACGAGCTCTACGGTCTCGAAACCGTTTCGCTGCGGTACTTCAACGCCTACGGGCCGGGCCAGACCGCCGGCGATTACAGTGGGGTGATCAGCGTCTTCTGCGACCAGGCGCTCGCCGACGAGCCACTGACGGTCCACGGCGACGGCGGCCAGACGCGGGACTTCGTCTTCATCGACGACATCGTCCAGGCGAACCTGCAGGCGGCCACCACCGATCAAGTGGGCGGGGCCTACAACGTCGGCACCGGAACCAGCGTCACGATCCGGGAGCTGGCCGAGGCGATCGTCGACGTGACGGGATCAAGCGCCGACATCACACACACGGAGGGCCGCGAGGGCGACATCCGACACAGTCGGGCCGATATCGCCGCCATTCGATCCGAACTCGGCTACGAGCCGACCGTCTCGCTCCGCGAGGGACTCGAGCGAACGGTCGAGTGGTACCGCCAGCACTAA